One Bacillus sp. 2205SS5-2 genomic window carries:
- a CDS encoding peptidylprolyl isomerase: MAKKGYILMESGDKIEFDLFPNEAPGTVENFEKLAKEGFYDGLSFHRVIPGFVSQGGDPSGNGTGGPGYTIKCETEGNPHKHEAGSFSMAHAGKDTGGSQFFIVHDPQPHLNGVHTVFGKVTSGLETARSMSNGDVMKEVKVFDEE, from the coding sequence ATGGCGAAAAAAGGATACATACTAATGGAAAGTGGAGATAAAATCGAATTTGATTTATTTCCTAACGAAGCACCTGGCACGGTTGAAAACTTCGAAAAACTAGCAAAAGAAGGTTTTTATGATGGTTTATCATTCCACAGGGTGATTCCTGGCTTTGTAAGCCAAGGTGGAGACCCAAGTGGAAATGGAACAGGTGGTCCTGGGTACACGATTAAATGTGAAACAGAAGGAAATCCACATAAGCATGAAGCAGGGTCTTTTTCAATGGCTCATGCAGGTAAAGACACAGGTGGTAGCCAGTTCTTTATCGTTCATGATCCACAACCACATTTAAATGGTGTTCATACTGTTTTCGGAAAAGTAACGTCTGGTTTGGAAACTGCTCGCTCAATGAGCAATGGTGACGTAATGAAAGAAGTAAAAGTATTCGACGAAGAGTAA
- a CDS encoding M20 family metallopeptidase, protein MKEYLDREEKEMFLFLEKLVNTESGSHNKKGVDQIGAILRKCYEELGFNVKTIYQEEFGNHLVLHHKKAVNPKVLILSHLDTVFPEGTVKDRPFSIKGNRAYGPGVIDMKASLVSVYYALKALDLSGSQSIQNVVIVMNSDEEVGSTTSRSLIEKLAGGKDFALVMEPARKDGSLVSARRGKGNYTLEVQGKAAHSGIEPEKGRSAIEELAHKVIQFHELSDHENGISVNIGLIEGGSSANTVSDHAIAQVDVRISSLNQVEFLEEKMEEICSLTDVPGTKILLEGEINRPPMAKNKKSSSLLDIITDVGKEIGVDIEDTSTGGGSDASFTSAMGIATIDGLGPIGGNAHSDKEYLEIPSLKERTLLLAKVIERLSE, encoded by the coding sequence ATGAAAGAATATTTAGATCGGGAAGAGAAGGAGATGTTTTTGTTTTTAGAAAAGCTGGTCAATACTGAGAGCGGATCACATAATAAAAAAGGTGTTGATCAAATTGGAGCTATCCTCAGAAAGTGTTACGAAGAGCTAGGCTTCAATGTGAAAACTATTTATCAAGAAGAGTTCGGTAATCATCTAGTTCTTCATCACAAAAAAGCAGTAAATCCAAAAGTATTGATTCTTTCCCATTTGGACACAGTATTTCCAGAAGGGACAGTTAAGGATCGCCCTTTTTCCATTAAGGGCAACCGAGCGTATGGACCAGGTGTAATTGATATGAAAGCTAGTCTAGTGTCTGTCTACTACGCTTTGAAAGCATTAGACCTTTCAGGTAGTCAAAGCATTCAAAATGTTGTAATTGTCATGAATAGTGATGAAGAAGTTGGTTCAACAACATCTCGCTCATTAATTGAAAAGCTAGCGGGGGGAAAGGATTTTGCACTCGTTATGGAACCGGCGCGTAAAGATGGTTCATTAGTTTCAGCCAGAAGAGGAAAAGGTAACTATACGCTTGAAGTGCAAGGAAAAGCAGCGCATTCTGGGATTGAGCCTGAAAAGGGACGTAGCGCCATCGAGGAACTAGCCCATAAAGTGATTCAGTTTCACGAGCTCTCTGATCATGAAAATGGCATTAGTGTCAATATCGGATTAATTGAAGGTGGATCGTCGGCAAATACCGTTTCAGATCATGCAATTGCTCAAGTGGATGTCCGCATTAGCTCATTGAATCAAGTAGAATTTCTGGAAGAAAAAATGGAAGAGATTTGTTCATTAACTGATGTTCCAGGTACAAAAATTTTACTTGAAGGTGAAATAAATCGACCTCCTATGGCTAAAAATAAAAAATCATCTTCACTTTTAGACATAATTACGGATGTAGGTAAAGAGATTGGTGTAGATATTGAAGATACGTCAACAGGTGGAGGGTCGGATGCATCGTTTACATCTGCAATGGGCATTGCAACGATTGACGGCCTAGGACCCATTGGCGGAAATGCACATAGCGATAAAGAATATCTCGAAATACCTTCTCTGAAGGAGAGGACGCTGCTCCTTGCTAAAGTTATCGAACGACTATCAGAATAA
- a CDS encoding spore germination protein GerW family protein produces MEKESVSSMSEQIANTNITPIGIIFNKFSMQKDVTLVYGESIDFGNKRVIPVAKISYSVGGGGGYAGENDGSSASKGEGGGGHISVTPVGVYEISSKRTKFKPIIDLKLLLSLFSVFSFGLIWLIKKVQ; encoded by the coding sequence TTGGAAAAAGAATCGGTATCAAGTATGTCTGAACAGATAGCAAATACTAATATAACACCCATAGGGATTATTTTTAATAAATTTTCAATGCAGAAGGATGTCACATTAGTATATGGTGAATCGATTGATTTTGGTAATAAGCGCGTCATTCCAGTCGCTAAAATCAGCTATTCTGTTGGTGGTGGTGGGGGATATGCGGGAGAAAATGATGGTTCTTCAGCTAGTAAAGGAGAAGGGGGAGGAGGACATATTTCAGTTACTCCGGTGGGGGTTTATGAAATCTCTTCAAAACGAACGAAATTCAAGCCAATAATAGATCTTAAGCTGTTACTTTCGCTTTTTTCAGTATTCAGTTTTGGACTGATTTGGTTAATTAAGAAGGTTCAATGA
- a CDS encoding YczE/YyaS/YitT family protein — protein MKKRLLFFSGGLLILTMGVALIIQSGLGASAWDALAVGESRMFGITVGTAVFINGIFLIVLNSIIMKKKPDVFAAASIFLIGLLIDFWLIIVFNNFSPEMLGNQLLALASGILTMGVGIAIYLQAKFPASPMDTLMVAIHTRFGLNLRNSRWISEGFALTLAFIFKGDIGVGTILVTVLLGFVVQYSFPIFEQLFEKKSVEKIAVTVE, from the coding sequence TTGAAAAAAAGACTATTATTCTTCTCAGGCGGACTATTAATCTTAACTATGGGAGTTGCATTAATAATTCAATCCGGATTAGGCGCATCAGCATGGGATGCACTGGCTGTTGGGGAATCAAGGATGTTTGGAATTACAGTGGGGACAGCTGTTTTCATTAATGGAATCTTTCTGATCGTTTTAAACTCAATCATAATGAAAAAAAAGCCAGATGTTTTTGCAGCAGCCAGTATCTTTCTTATTGGTCTCCTAATCGATTTTTGGTTAATAATTGTATTTAATAATTTTTCTCCTGAAATGCTTGGAAATCAATTATTAGCTCTTGCTTCTGGGATCTTAACGATGGGGGTTGGGATTGCGATTTACTTACAAGCAAAATTCCCAGCTAGTCCGATGGATACGCTAATGGTAGCTATTCATACACGGTTTGGTTTGAATTTACGAAACTCTCGATGGATAAGTGAAGGATTTGCCCTTACACTTGCATTCATATTTAAAGGCGACATTGGTGTAGGAACAATCCTAGTAACCGTGCTATTAGGATTTGTAGTTCAATATAGTTTCCCGATTTTCGAACAATTATTTGAAAAAAAATCGGTCGAAAAAATTGCTGTCACAGTAGAATAG
- a CDS encoding cold-shock protein, translating to MEQGTVKWFNAEKGFGFIEIEGGEDVFVHFSAIQGEGFKSLDEGQKVTFDTEQGQRGLQATNVNKA from the coding sequence ATGGAACAAGGTACAGTAAAATGGTTTAATGCAGAAAAAGGATTCGGTTTCATCGAAATCGAAGGAGGAGAAGATGTATTCGTACATTTCTCAGCGATTCAAGGTGAAGGATTCAAATCATTAGACGAAGGTCAAAAAGTGACTTTTGATACAGAGCAAGGTCAACGTGGACTTCAAGCAACTAATGTAAATAAAGCTTAA
- a CDS encoding transposase produces MAEKLGKRYPKEIKEAIIKRMMPPNNEAISRFSEEVGITEATLYKWRKEARANGNATPGDGKGSEQWKSEDKFLIVMETYSMNQAELAEYCRKKGLYKEQIEAWRDTCLQANGQESNQKKQLNQDLKEEKKRAKTLEKDLLKKEKALAEAAALLLLRKKAQAIWGDQGDE; encoded by the coding sequence ATGGCAGAGAAACTAGGAAAACGTTATCCCAAAGAAATCAAAGAAGCTATTATAAAAAGAATGATGCCACCAAATAACGAGGCTATCAGTCGATTTAGTGAGGAAGTAGGCATTACAGAAGCTACGTTATATAAATGGAGGAAAGAAGCCCGGGCTAATGGGAATGCCACGCCTGGAGATGGTAAGGGGTCCGAACAGTGGAAGAGTGAAGATAAGTTTCTAATCGTGATGGAGACATATTCTATGAATCAAGCAGAATTAGCTGAGTACTGTCGCAAAAAAGGCTTATATAAAGAACAAATCGAAGCATGGCGTGATACTTGTCTTCAAGCAAATGGTCAGGAATCCAATCAAAAAAAGCAGTTAAATCAAGACTTAAAAGAAGAAAAGAAACGAGCCAAGACATTAGAAAAAGATTTGCTTAAAAAAGAGAAAGCATTGGCAGAAGCTGCAGCCCTATTACTATTAAGAAAAAAGGCGCAAGCGATCTGGGGGGACCAAGGGGACGAATGA
- a CDS encoding IS3 family transposase encodes MINPSDRALAVELIQEANRNVARLAPACKELNLSVRTYERWVSAGGIKEDQRPLAPRPEPKNKLTKEEKEEIVEIVKKEEFADLSPSQIVPKLADQSIYIASESSFYRVLREQKMQNHRGRSKRPVRKLPESHLASAPNQIWTWDITWLKGPVKGMFYRLHMIIDLFSRKIVGWEIWETEEAKYAEELMKKTVLNEKIQGKPLVLHSDIGSPMKAATFQVLLEKLGIQSSYSRPRVSNDNPYSEAMFRTLKYRPDYPYKGFETVDRAREWGLKFVHWYNSVHLHSGINFVTPEQCHTGAYVEILQKRKDVYEQAKQKRPERWTRSTRNWAPHESVALNPMKEEKETE; translated from the coding sequence ATGATCAACCCGTCAGATCGCGCACTAGCCGTAGAACTCATCCAAGAAGCTAACCGAAATGTTGCGCGATTAGCCCCTGCGTGTAAAGAACTAAACCTAAGTGTGCGCACCTATGAACGCTGGGTTTCAGCAGGTGGCATTAAAGAGGATCAGCGCCCCCTTGCCCCACGCCCAGAGCCTAAAAACAAGCTGACAAAAGAGGAAAAAGAAGAAATAGTAGAGATTGTTAAAAAAGAAGAATTCGCTGATTTATCACCCAGTCAAATTGTGCCCAAATTAGCTGATCAAAGTATTTATATCGCCTCTGAATCTAGCTTTTATCGAGTGCTTCGTGAACAAAAGATGCAAAATCATCGGGGAAGAAGTAAGAGACCTGTCCGAAAGTTACCAGAAAGTCACTTAGCATCCGCTCCAAATCAGATTTGGACATGGGATATTACCTGGTTAAAAGGCCCGGTAAAAGGGATGTTTTACCGTCTCCATATGATTATCGACTTATTTAGTAGAAAGATTGTTGGATGGGAAATTTGGGAAACAGAAGAAGCAAAGTACGCAGAAGAATTAATGAAGAAAACGGTACTAAATGAGAAGATACAAGGAAAGCCATTGGTCCTCCATTCCGATATTGGAAGTCCCATGAAAGCCGCAACATTTCAAGTGTTACTAGAAAAACTGGGGATTCAAAGCTCCTACTCTAGACCAAGAGTGAGCAATGATAATCCCTATTCAGAGGCTATGTTTCGAACATTAAAATATCGGCCGGATTACCCGTATAAGGGATTTGAAACGGTTGATAGAGCGCGAGAATGGGGACTAAAATTTGTTCATTGGTATAATTCTGTGCATTTGCATAGTGGCATCAATTTTGTCACACCTGAGCAATGCCATACAGGAGCTTATGTGGAGATTCTTCAAAAACGAAAAGATGTATATGAACAAGCGAAACAGAAACGTCCTGAACGTTGGACGAGATCTACAAGGAACTGGGCACCACATGAGTCAGTAGCATTAAATCCAATGAAAGAAGAAAAAGAAACGGAATAG
- the tnpA gene encoding IS200/IS605 family transposase: MKLDSNKHSVFLLHYHLVLVVKYRRQIFDDSMSNYAKDIFVRIGQSYNISVEDWNHDKDHIQVMFKAHPNSELSKFLNAYKSASSRLIKRDYPLVRKKLWKEMFWSRSFCLITTGGASIETIKQYIEKQGRK, encoded by the coding sequence ATGAAATTAGATAGTAATAAACATTCAGTCTTTCTTTTGCACTATCATCTAGTATTGGTAGTGAAATATCGTAGACAAATATTTGATGATAGTATGTCAAACTATGCAAAAGATATTTTTGTGAGAATAGGCCAGTCGTATAATATTTCGGTTGAAGATTGGAATCACGATAAAGACCATATACAGGTCATGTTCAAGGCACATCCTAATAGTGAATTATCCAAGTTTCTAAATGCTTATAAGAGTGCCAGTTCTCGATTGATAAAACGTGACTATCCCTTGGTTCGAAAAAAGCTTTGGAAAGAAATGTTTTGGTCAAGAAGCTTCTGTTTGATTACAACGGGCGGTGCTTCCATAGAAACAATCAAACAGTACATTGAAAAGCAAGGTAGGAAGTAG
- a CDS encoding RNA polymerase sigma factor: MIDLDNIEDSINEIYCKYYLDVYRFLICFSGTQNDAEDLTQEVFIRVLRNLAKYNQRTTLKTWIFSIAKHVAIDHYRRKKFVTIFKEGFFTQLVSSEKLPYELIEQQKLKETLHQVISTLKPHFRAIIILRGINEFTIKETSKILRCSEAKVKVAYHRALKDLKKKLNIDVEEVVENAKGSRFV; the protein is encoded by the coding sequence TTGATTGATTTGGACAACATCGAAGACAGTATTAATGAAATATACTGCAAATACTACTTGGATGTTTATCGATTTTTGATTTGTTTTAGTGGAACTCAAAATGATGCCGAAGATTTAACTCAAGAGGTCTTTATTCGTGTTCTCAGAAATTTAGCCAAATATAATCAAAGAACCACTTTGAAAACGTGGATTTTTTCTATTGCAAAACATGTGGCCATTGATCATTATCGAAGGAAGAAATTTGTCACCATTTTCAAAGAGGGATTCTTTACGCAACTTGTTTCTTCTGAAAAGCTGCCCTATGAATTAATAGAACAGCAGAAATTGAAGGAAACTCTTCATCAAGTTATTTCAACCTTAAAGCCCCACTTTAGAGCCATCATCATTTTGAGAGGTATCAATGAATTTACAATCAAAGAGACATCTAAAATTCTTCGATGTAGTGAAGCCAAAGTTAAGGTCGCTTATCACAGAGCCTTAAAAGATCTTAAGAAAAAGTTGAATATTGATGTTGAGGAGGTCGTCGAAAATGCAAAAGGATCAAGATTTGTTTAA
- the spoIIP gene encoding stage II sporulation protein P, whose amino-acid sequence MQKDQDLFNLMKESYPLNPREEFINSTKNILNQRARKIQRKRKWRQFSILSSSIIVVLFTLSWLFLFNGLYVSTKSLGELMQPSIVVEREPLVYIYHTHDTESFASELEKPSLMGVHNEKKYITLVGERLTRELIERNIDVLHDQTKTLEIVEDRRMSFSDAYTISRKPLEVALDQYKSIEMVFDIHRDSQARKQTTISIDGKDYAKIIFIASSLNQHYQKNVEFAELLHNKIEESYPGLSRGVIVKSSLETENTYNQDLFNKAIILEVGGVENSLEEEYRTVEILADVIQELTS is encoded by the coding sequence ATGCAAAAGGATCAAGATTTGTTTAATCTTATGAAAGAATCCTATCCACTGAACCCGCGAGAAGAGTTCATTAACTCAACTAAAAATATCCTAAATCAAAGAGCCCGAAAAATACAAAGAAAACGAAAATGGAGGCAATTTTCCATTCTGTCAAGTAGTATAATCGTCGTCTTATTTACTCTTTCCTGGCTATTTCTCTTTAATGGATTATATGTTTCTACGAAGTCTCTAGGTGAATTGATGCAACCTTCCATTGTCGTTGAGCGAGAACCACTTGTTTATATCTACCATACACATGATACAGAATCGTTCGCTTCTGAACTAGAAAAGCCTTCTTTAATGGGTGTGCATAACGAAAAGAAATATATTACCTTAGTTGGAGAAAGATTAACGCGAGAATTAATTGAAAGAAATATTGATGTTCTTCATGATCAAACGAAAACGTTGGAAATCGTAGAAGACAGAAGGATGTCGTTTTCAGACGCCTATACCATTTCTAGAAAGCCACTTGAAGTAGCTTTGGATCAATATAAGAGTATTGAAATGGTCTTTGATATTCACCGAGATTCTCAAGCAAGAAAACAGACAACCATTTCTATTGATGGAAAAGATTATGCCAAAATAATTTTCATAGCTTCATCATTAAATCAGCACTATCAGAAAAATGTGGAGTTTGCAGAATTACTTCACAATAAAATTGAAGAATCCTATCCTGGTCTTTCAAGAGGTGTCATCGTAAAATCTAGTTTGGAAACGGAAAACACCTACAATCAAGATCTTTTTAACAAAGCGATTATCTTGGAAGTGGGAGGAGTTGAAAATTCGCTTGAGGAAGAATATCGAACCGTCGAAATATTGGCAGATGTGATTCAAGAATTAACTTCCTAA